The proteins below are encoded in one region of Mycolicibacterium neworleansense:
- a CDS encoding GNAT family N-acetyltransferase — MSLFRSNAFHPGWPGPVGPLRVPAGVVRLRPVRLRDAAVWSRIRLADQAHLEPWEPVSGVDWHVRHAVSSWPAICSGLRSEARRGRMLPYVIELDGQFAGQLTIGNVTHGALRSAWIGYWVASDKTGGGVATGALALGLDHCFNGVQLHRVEATVRPENTASRAVLARVGFREEGLLRRYLEVDGAWRDHLLVAITLEELKHSAAQALVSAGRASWC; from the coding sequence ATGAGCCTGTTCCGCTCCAACGCTTTTCATCCGGGTTGGCCCGGTCCGGTCGGGCCGTTGCGGGTGCCGGCCGGTGTGGTCCGGCTACGTCCGGTGCGGCTGCGCGACGCCGCGGTATGGAGCCGCATCCGGCTGGCCGACCAGGCCCACCTGGAGCCGTGGGAACCGGTCAGTGGTGTGGATTGGCATGTCCGCCATGCTGTTTCGTCGTGGCCCGCGATCTGCTCGGGTCTGCGCAGCGAGGCTCGGCGCGGGCGGATGCTGCCGTATGTGATCGAGCTGGACGGGCAGTTCGCCGGCCAGCTCACCATCGGCAACGTCACTCACGGTGCGCTGCGGTCGGCGTGGATCGGCTATTGGGTGGCCAGCGACAAGACCGGCGGCGGAGTGGCGACGGGCGCGCTCGCCCTGGGCCTCGACCACTGCTTCAACGGGGTCCAGCTGCACCGGGTGGAGGCCACCGTGCGTCCCGAGAACACCGCGAGCCGGGCCGTGCTGGCGCGGGTGGGCTTCCGCGAGGAGGGCCTGCTGCGGCGCTATCTGGAGGTGGACGGCGCCTGGCGCGACCATCTTCTGGTGGCGATCACGTTGGAGGAACTCAAGCATTCGGCGGCCCAGGCGCTCGTTTCGGCCGGCCGGGCCAGTTGGTGCTGA
- the glp gene encoding molybdotransferase-like divisome protein Glp, whose product MRSVEEQQARVAAAAVAPRPVRVAIAESQGLMCAEEVVTERPMPGFDQAAIDGYAVRSVDVLSVGDGAGEISLPVMGSIEAGARTPSRLQPRQAARVQTGAPMPTLADAVLPLRWTDGGESRVRILRSVRSGAYVRRTGDDVQPGDVAVRAGTIIGPAQVGLLAAVGRDRVLVHPRPRLSVMCVGGELVDVSRTPGTGQVYDVNSYALAAAGRDAGAEVNRVGIISTDPRELRETVEGQVNRNEIVVIAGAVGGAAAESVRTVLAELGEMEVARIAMHPGSVQGFGQLGRDRVPVFLLPANPVSALVVFEVMVRPLIRLSLGKRQPMRRVVQARTLAPISSVAGRTGYLRGQLMRDQDTGEYLVQALGGAPGASTHLLATLAEANCLVVIPSEVDEVRTGETVDVAFLAQRG is encoded by the coding sequence GTGCGTTCGGTGGAGGAACAGCAGGCGCGGGTAGCGGCTGCCGCAGTAGCCCCCCGACCGGTGCGAGTGGCCATCGCTGAGTCCCAGGGCCTGATGTGTGCCGAGGAGGTCGTCACCGAACGACCCATGCCGGGATTCGATCAGGCCGCCATCGACGGCTATGCGGTACGCAGCGTCGACGTGTTGTCCGTGGGTGACGGTGCCGGTGAGATCAGCCTGCCGGTGATGGGCTCGATCGAAGCGGGGGCCCGCACCCCGAGCCGGTTGCAGCCGCGGCAGGCCGCGCGCGTGCAGACCGGCGCGCCGATGCCCACGCTGGCCGATGCGGTGCTGCCGTTGCGGTGGACCGACGGCGGCGAGAGCCGGGTCCGGATCCTGCGCAGCGTGCGGTCGGGTGCCTATGTGCGGCGCACCGGTGACGACGTGCAACCGGGCGATGTCGCGGTGCGGGCCGGCACGATCATCGGCCCGGCCCAGGTCGGCTTGTTGGCCGCGGTCGGGCGCGACCGCGTGCTGGTGCATCCGCGGCCGAGGTTGTCGGTGATGTGTGTGGGCGGCGAGCTCGTCGACGTCTCTCGCACGCCCGGCACCGGGCAGGTGTACGACGTGAACTCCTACGCGCTGGCTGCGGCGGGCCGCGACGCGGGTGCGGAGGTCAACCGCGTCGGCATCATCAGCACCGACCCGCGGGAACTGCGGGAAACCGTTGAGGGCCAAGTCAATCGCAATGAGATCGTGGTCATCGCCGGCGCGGTGGGCGGAGCCGCTGCCGAATCGGTGCGCACCGTGCTCGCCGAGCTGGGGGAGATGGAGGTGGCCCGGATCGCGATGCACCCCGGCTCAGTCCAGGGCTTCGGCCAGCTGGGCCGCGACCGCGTGCCGGTGTTCCTGCTGCCGGCCAACCCGGTGAGCGCGCTGGTGGTGTTCGAGGTGATGGTGCGCCCGCTGATCCGGCTCTCGCTGGGCAAGCGCCAGCCGATGCGCCGCGTCGTGCAGGCCCGCACGCTGGCACCGATCAGCTCGGTCGCCGGCCGAACGGGATACCTGCGCGGGCAGTTGATGCGCGATCAGGACACCGGCGAATACCTGGTGCAGGCCTTGGGCGGGGCGCCGGGGGCGTCTACCCATCTGCTGGCCACGCTCGCCGAGGCGAACTGTCTCGTGGTGATTCCGAGCGAGGTCGACGAGGTTCGCACCGGCGAAACCGTTGATGTGGCATTCCTGGCTCAGCGCGGCTGA
- a CDS encoding UTP--glucose-1-phosphate uridylyltransferase: protein MSTSQKAPEVPIPYTAVVPAAGLGTRFLPATKTVPKELLPVVDTPGIELVAAEAAEAGAERLIIITSEGKDGVVAHFVEDLVLEGTLEARGKKTMLEKVRRAPALIKVESVVQAEPLGLGHAVGCVEAALAPDEDAVAVLLPDDLVLPTGVLETMAKVRAKRGGTVLCAIEVPQDEISAYGVFDVETVPDAANPNVLRVKGMVEKPKAEDAPSPYAAAGRYLLDRAIFDALRRVSRGVGGEIQLTDAIALLIEEGHPVHVVVHRGARHDLGNPGGYLKAAVDFALERDDYGPELRRWLVERLGLTGQEG from the coding sequence ATGAGCACGTCTCAAAAGGCACCTGAGGTGCCGATTCCCTACACGGCCGTGGTTCCGGCGGCCGGTCTGGGTACGCGATTCCTGCCGGCGACCAAGACGGTTCCCAAGGAATTGCTGCCGGTGGTCGACACCCCGGGCATCGAGCTGGTCGCCGCCGAGGCGGCCGAGGCCGGCGCCGAGCGGCTGATCATCATCACCTCCGAAGGCAAAGACGGTGTCGTCGCGCACTTCGTCGAGGACCTGGTGCTCGAGGGCACGCTGGAGGCCCGCGGCAAGAAGACGATGCTGGAGAAGGTGCGCCGCGCGCCCGCCCTGATCAAGGTCGAGTCCGTGGTGCAGGCCGAGCCGCTGGGCCTGGGGCATGCCGTCGGCTGCGTCGAGGCGGCGCTGGCTCCCGACGAAGACGCCGTCGCGGTGCTGCTGCCCGACGATCTGGTGTTGCCCACCGGTGTGCTGGAGACGATGGCGAAGGTGCGCGCCAAGCGCGGCGGAACCGTTCTGTGCGCGATCGAGGTGCCCCAGGACGAGATCAGCGCCTATGGCGTGTTCGACGTCGAGACCGTGCCCGACGCGGCCAACCCGAACGTGCTGCGGGTCAAGGGCATGGTGGAAAAGCCCAAGGCCGAGGACGCGCCGTCCCCGTACGCCGCCGCCGGCCGCTACCTGCTCGACCGGGCGATCTTCGATGCGCTGCGGCGGGTTTCGCGCGGTGTGGGCGGGGAGATCCAGCTGACCGATGCCATCGCCCTCCTGATCGAGGAGGGCCATCCGGTCCACGTGGTCGTACACCGGGGTGCCCGACACGACCTGGGAAATCCCGGCGGCTACCTGAAGGCTGCGGTTGACTTTGCGTTGGAACGTGACGACTACGGCCCCGAGTTGCGGCGGTGGTTGGTCGAACGATTGGGCCTGACCGGACAGGAGGGCTAG
- a CDS encoding 5-formyltetrahydrofolate cyclo-ligase produces the protein MVEGVTPPTKTELRTGVLRARRAVPADHRDSEAQALCRWLPALVRSGQTVCAYVPVGSEPGSQALLDALVELGARVLLPVARNDEDGRAMPMQWGPYEPRTLVAGEFGLREPAPPWLPAGHIADAEVILVPALAVDRSGNRLGRGAGFYDRTLIYAAPHARLVAVVRDGELVDELPADPHDVRMTHALTPSGGIVTLQR, from the coding sequence ATGGTGGAGGGCGTGACCCCGCCGACAAAGACCGAGTTGCGCACCGGCGTTCTGCGTGCAAGACGGGCCGTGCCCGCCGACCACCGCGACAGTGAGGCGCAGGCGCTGTGCCGCTGGCTGCCGGCCCTGGTGCGCAGCGGGCAAACTGTATGCGCCTACGTTCCGGTGGGCTCCGAACCAGGGTCGCAGGCCTTGCTGGACGCCCTCGTGGAACTCGGTGCGCGCGTGCTGCTTCCGGTCGCCCGCAACGACGAGGACGGGCGGGCAATGCCGATGCAGTGGGGCCCCTACGAGCCCCGCACATTGGTGGCGGGCGAGTTCGGCCTGCGCGAGCCGGCGCCACCGTGGCTGCCCGCCGGGCACATCGCCGATGCCGAAGTGATCCTGGTGCCCGCCCTGGCCGTCGACCGCAGCGGCAACCGGCTGGGCCGGGGAGCCGGGTTCTATGACCGCACCCTGATCTACGCCGCACCACATGCACGGCTGGTCGCGGTGGTGCGTGACGGCGAACTGGTCGACGAGCTACCCGCCGATCCGCACGACGTGCGGATGACGCATGCGCTGACGCCGTCGGGCGGAATCGTGACGTTGCAGCGTTGA